The genomic region CAGATCCATTTCAAGATATTGATAAGGATAATATGCTGGAAGCTCCATCTTTTCAGCATACTTTCTGCAAATGTAAAACATCTAAAAATCATCAGAAAATTATTAAAAGGGAAAAAGGTATAGTCAGATTTACAAATTGAACCCACAAAGATGACTAATGTTTTCATAATATTACCAGATGCTTTAGAAAACATTGTTTTTGATAAGTGTTTCTTGCCAGGTAATACAAAACCTGATACACATATATagacacatacatacacatatatagacacatacatacatacattgtTTTCATCCCTTTCAGCAACTCACAACATGAAAGAAAGAGTTTAAAACTGCAGATCCAACAATTACCCAAAATGCATTCTTAAAATAAATGCATTCATTTGCCAAGATATAGATGCTTTTAGATTTTAAATGAAATAAATGAACAAAGCAGACAGCAGAGAATAATATTACCAactttaaatttcaaaaaatcatCAATTAGCATGGAAGTACGTGATCTACATCACATGAAAGCAACAGCCCAATATGCCAGGAAGATTCTACAAGCTTCCTGATATACATGGTGGTAAAGCTACAGGCACTACTCAGAGGTCGACATCTTTATAATTTACGAGACACATGATGATGCATAGAAATTTTTAAGGGCGATAAGCATACTATTAATTGTATAACTTAGGAGATTATTACAGGTTTGATCGAAAAAtatatcacaaaaaaaaaatgcactcTGGGCTTTATATAGGAATGAAAGTTCAACAATCGTTATGTGTACTTTACAGTGAATCTCAGGACATTAAGCTACCATTCCTCTATAAATAATTTTCCAAAATGCGAATCTCATGAAACTCTCCTTGTTCCACCCCAAGACAAGCACTTCAAACAACTGTTGACCCAATACCCCACAGAACCAGTGGGAATGGCTACACTACTGCATTATTGTAGCTGCAAACCGATTTGActattttttgagtttttcttaTCATTCTGGCTCACCAGGACTATATATGTATTTGCAGAAGTCTTATAGATGAAAACTTGTAGCGTGTAGTAACAGCACAGGGGGAAAAGATTGATTTTTGACAACTGATTTCCCCTAATGACTGAGAGAAGATTAAAGAGGGGAAAAAGATTAACCAATAAAATCCAGAACAAAGAATAGAAGACAGAAGAACCTTAACATAATGCTAATCTAGCAAAAGTCAGTTGTTTTGCTGCACAACATGGCAATATCATGAAAGAAGAAACCAGTCGAGTGGCACTGGATACTGACCTGTCAGCGGGCTTTGGTTTTTCCTTATAAGGCTTAACCAAAACACGGAAGCCACCAATGTAATGAGGACTTCCCTTTGCTAAAATAAGTTTTACAGTTTCCGGATAGTGAAAGCTCACAAACCCAAACATTCGTTTCTCTTGTCGCGGAATTCTCACATCACGAACGGGACCATACTGCCTGATCAGATACAGAAGGCAGTACCCAATAAATGTAGGAAACTTGTTTCAATATGAGGGAACATTCAGCAATCTTGTTTTTGTAGAACACAACTCACATGCTTCTTTGAACTTTCtcgagaaggaagaggaagaggaggaggatacCTGAAGTAGTTGACAACATCTTCCTCTGTGAATTTGCTTTCAGCTGGGAAAGTAAGATAAATTTGATGAGAGCTGGCAAGTGATGCTCCCTGATCACTTCTCTCATTCCTGTAACTCCATGTACTTTGCAGCTTCTTCTGCTAGTACCACCGCATGCTGCCCATGTGGTCTGCAATTCAATTATGACCATATTTTGTTGACattttaaagtaaaaaaaaaatatataatactcTTATATTATCTTTCACTAGAATAGGTTCTGTCCAAGAGAATTGAAGAACACACACATTATCTAAGTAGGACTAAATATTGAAACCAGAAGCACCAAGAATCAGCCGTGCTAGAGCAACAAAGTACCTATCTATAAGCTGAATGCTTTTTAGTCGGGCAAGCAACTTTGTCAAGCTGAAACCAGCCTTCCCATGACGCTGGCTCTCAGTAAGGTACCCCTCAGCCTGAAGCACCTTCCCGTATCTCTCAAGATACAACATGGGTAATGCGGCTATAGAAATAGGCATCCCTCTCCTTGATTTCAAGATCTCTATGAGCTCCATTTCTAACCTCTCCAGCGACCCAGGCAGAAAAGCTTGGTCTTCATTACCCAACTCATTAAAATTTGGAATATAATTATAGGATAATCCATCAGGGATGATCTGACCATGGGAGAACCTACAGTTCATACCATGCTTACAATAACCCTTGTTAAAATAATGGCAAGCTTTGACAGGGAATTCTTGTAAAGCAGGAGGTGATCTCAAGCTTGTCCTGAAACCCAAATCTCCACTCAATGCCACCTCCGGGTAGAAGTAATTACCAGATAAATCAGACCCCAAGAGGTTCATAGGATGTAACTGTTCCTCAAAGCCGATAAACTCGCCTTGGTGATGGGGCCTCCAATAAAATCAGCATATGAAGGAGGCAGAAGGTCAAAATTGGGAACAGGTGGTTGCTGATCAGCTGAAAGATGAGGCTCCCAGTATGGAGCTGGGACACGAAAGCTTGAAGGAGAAGAGAATGACCGAGGACATGTGGGAGGAGGGGACGTATGTTGGGGTGGCTGATCAGGAAGGAGCTGCATAGGACTCAAAGTGTTGGGTCTAGGAGATGAAGAGAGATAAGCTTTGGCCTCATTAATCAGAGAAAGAATTCTTTTATCAGGTCCAAAGGCGTACTCCATCATTTCTTGATGTGTATGCTTCAAAAGAAGGTAGCCAATGATCTTGGTGGCATTCTCCGGCTCGAGATCTTGGATTCGATTAAGTAGAATCTTTGTACATTCAGTTACCTCCATTGTCTAGTGTTTGTCTCTTGCAAATaccaaaggaaaggaaaagaacgTTAAGAATAGAGGAAGTGAACAGTTTTGTCTAGAACCACCAGAATATGGAAGCAAGAATAGCTTTCATGTAAAATAGTACAGAACTACATGGTTGGCTATAACCATGAAGATTCTTTACAGAGCAGAGTGTAACAAGCTTACATAACCAAAATAAGCCAAGTTAAAAAATACAAGTGTTCATCCAAGCAACACTTATGACTTTAAAATAATAATCCAAACTGTGGTAACTCTGGAAAATAACAGATCTGGCAAAGCAATGACCTTTTATCTAAAAGATGGAAATAACACCATAACCACCACCACCcttagaagaagatgaaggggagGAAAGGTGAACagcaaaaaagaggaagaagaatgaaaACTTTTCAATTTCTTGTGCTTTATTTACTACATGTTTTATTCGCTATGTTATAAATAGACTTAAAACCCTCTAACCTTAAAATTTTAAGCAGCAGCTTTCCATCCAGACAAAGAACTATGGGAACAATCTCTTGGGCAAGAAGGGGGGGGAGGGAAATCCCCCATAAAAGAAGTGACAGAGAAGCATATATccacccaaaaagaaaaaagatactGAATGAAAACCCAATAATAAACCTTTACCTTTTGAAAAGCACACGTCTACAGACTTATATGTTAAAAGTGGGTATCTTGTACATCTTTTTAGCACAACCACAACCAAACCCTACTATATTTAACCAGAAACATAAGAAACAGGAAATATTTAACATAAAACATCCACAGCAATGGCAGAGTAGAGGAGGGGCAGAAAAAGGAGGCATCTTTTCCCCTCAAAAGCTACTCCCCTCTCAATCAAAGATGAAGAAGACCATTCGTTCGAGAAATTCATCTGGAAAATCGTCTCTTTTATAAGAAATAACAGCGAAGAAGGCATAAAACTGAGATCTTTGCCACCAATCTGCCTAAAAAACCACATATATCCACTCAACTCATCTTAAAAATCTCTTTTTTTCATTGTCTTTTGAAGTAAATGCAGAAAAAAGCTATTTTGCTCAGTGTATGAAGACACTTACTCTACTATTGGATGCTCAGCATCTAATCCTTCATCTCTCTGCAACACTGCATCACCTTAAAGAGGACCATGGGAGGGAGCgataagaaaaataaacaaacaatAAAGAACTCGCTGGCCCGTGTTCCAACGAGGTGAAGACATATATATGTAATtggcaatttatttatttatggaattttatgatatatatattaaaaacttttatttaaaatataataatagaaCATGGAAGGAATTACGGACTGTATTTCTTTAACTGCTCGTCTGATTGCGAGAATATTGGTAAGGAAAATGGCAAGACGCCAAAGACTCCAGTGGTTATTTCAACTTAAATGACAAAAGAGCCCTTAACCGATAAAGGATTGACTAGACAGTCCTGCCTGGATGATGTGGAAGATTTAGACACTACTTTAGTTAAGTGGTTCATTAAACTCAACTCCAGTCTTATGTAAACAAATCATCTAACAAatgacaataatttttttttacataaatcATCTagattgcaatatttgcttaatAATAAACGGGCATTATACTAAAGTGCATATTTTTTAGCTTGCAAATTGTCCATATagtataaacaaaaaaaatttcaagtaTGCAAGAAAATGTTCTACATCATCACGTATGGTGATTGTAATATAtttgttagaataattttaggGATTACGTAACAACTTGccattatttataatattttttttatcagcaTGATTCTGTGTCAACCTATATTAGTTTCCTTTATTAGCATTATTTTATTAGAGTAATTTTAGAAATCACATGACAACCTGTATCAtttgtaatattttttattattaatgagatTCTATATcagtctatattatttttcatgaATGAAGTCTGTACACGAGTATATATAACCTCTAAGATATACCGAATATGAAAggacagaaaaataaaatcacttttctctctctctttttctccctgtttttttttcttcttctacaaatatTCCAATAATATTGTTGATATAGATGGGGGGGAAAGAAAACCAGATCCTTTGAATTTTGAACTCCAAGCATGATTATAAAGAATGATGTACTAAGAGTTGTTAAATCATGCATCCACAACTTTCATATCCCGTTCTCATGAAGAAAAAATCCAAGCTCCTAAGCACAAAAGAATGCAAGTATAGGTTGGCAAAAGTCAGATGGGTGACTAGATCGGCCAGAATACTTAAGTCTCTCTCGAGTCCTCTGCCTCCCTTATTGTTGTGCCCTCTACCCTTAACTACTTCATGGTTAGCTtggatcttttttcttttttctaaggAGATAATTTTATAGCTGGATTTTTAACCTAGGATTACAAGGGGGGACAATTTGCCTAGCTATTTCTAGGACTTTTCTACCTTCATAATCACTTATGCTAGATATCTCCTCTACCCAACTACTTTGaagaaattttgattttttttctcaataaGAAAATATCAGAGCATGATTTTCTAATTTAAGACTATTGGGGCATAATTGTCATGACAAGGTATGCATGGTCGTATAAACTTTTATATCTATGGTGGAGCTCAGGGAAGCTTGGAGTGTCTCAGTGTTGCTTTAATTGACCAATACCTCAACTATTGGTCAACTTTCTTATTTATAAGATCTACACTATTGGAATCCTTCGACTAAATTCTTGTGATTATTTTTAGATATATCGAAAAGTCTAATCAATTTATGCAGTTGTTTACTTAGGAAAGGGAGCATGTTAATAGCGCTACGAGTGTTTAGGTTTGACGTCATTCTCAGAAAGTCATAAGAAGCTTATATTTGTAATATACAAACATTATAATTGGGCCATGAGAACCGTTAGTTCTAAGATTTGCTATAATGGTTTCGAATATACTTGATTGTTGCCATTCATATCTTCTATTTACCTTATAAAAAAGCAAATCCTTAAAAGATGTTCGTTATTAGAATTTGTATGATTACCCATGTGAGCAAGGAAATCAAATGCGACAAGAAGAAAGAGGGCAAGCTTCTAAAATCTCCATAGAAGTTAAACTCTTTAAGAAATTGGAATCCTAAATGTCAATAAATGACATTCCAACACCCATCCATAACCTCCAATCATGAGCATTATACACATCCAATGTTAACCAACCAACTTACCTCGGTTACAACAACTTGTGTATCTTTTTCGTTTACTAGTGTAAACCACATTTTTGTATGATTATACCTTAGTCTTAAAGTGATGTATTCTGTAACTAAAGCCTGAAAACCATCCATAGAATGTACATTTTAATCCTAGGCATCCATCTAAGCTAGCACATGATAATGGCTTTTCATAAATGAACTatctattttaatttaattcaaaTATGATATACACAACATACATAAGCCCTCTTTCAACTTGGCAAAAACAtctatcattattttttatcaaattCCAACTCATAGTTTCATACAAACCATTAAACTATCATGATTCACTTTATCCTAAATTTTCATTCATACCTATATATATAACTTATGCATATGGGTAGCTACTCTTTTGCGTTATAGGTTTTCCTTATAGAGAGATGGACTTATTGGTATAGCTTGTTCAAAGCTTatgcataaataaattaattaatgctATAGTGAACATCCAAGTTAGCTCTTTCAATGATTTTGCCTTAAGAAGGACGAATCAGACAATTAGCATTTTTAAGCCGATTGGTTGGATAAGTATCCAGAAAGCATTCAGATGCTACAAAATAAAGTAAAACTCTAAAACTGccaatattttcaaaaaaaataccaaaaagtaacttaataatttaaataaaaaagttcataaaaatttattttttgagcATTTCTAAATATAAGAAAACGTTAAGCTAAttaacaaaattttaaaaagaaaaagccaGATGTTGTGGCAGTGTGCATGGTCTCCACTTGCCTTGGGAGACTTAGTATGAGGACAAAGAAGGCAATGCTGGCCAAAAAAAAGGGTATT from Phoenix dactylifera cultivar Barhee BC4 unplaced genomic scaffold, palm_55x_up_171113_PBpolish2nd_filt_p 001164F, whole genome shotgun sequence harbors:
- the LOC120108079 gene encoding LOW QUALITY PROTEIN: zinc finger CCCH domain-containing protein 18-like (The sequence of the model RefSeq protein was modified relative to this genomic sequence to represent the inferred CDS: inserted 2 bases in 1 codon); amino-acid sequence: MNLLGSDLSGNYFYPEVALSGDLGFRTSLRSPPALQEFPVKACHYFNKGYCKHGMNCRFSHGQIIPDGLSYNYIPNFNELGNEDQAFLPGSLERLEMELIEILKSRRGMPISIAALPMLYLERYGKVLQAEGYLTESQRHGKAGFSLTKLLARLKSIQLIDRPHGQHAVVLAEEAAKYMELQXNERSDQGASLASSHQIYLTFPAESKFTEEDVVNYFRQYGPVRDVRIPRQEKRMFGFVSFHYPETVKLILAKGSPHYIGGFRVLVKPYKEKPKPADRKYAEKMELPAYYPYQYLEMDLGTNAVPRLCDGSGPLKKQLIEEHEYAIELERRRLLELQLTPKQPMLHPDTGNRMDELNIPEVHISNMPIVLNNGSTSDGTATQTSNNYSEQDNGHIELPDSPFSSLG